A section of the Tolypothrix sp. NIES-4075 genome encodes:
- a CDS encoding PIN domain-containing protein has translation MVLDTNVLLAGLRSNRGASYKLLTILNDSRWQLNISTTLVFEYEEILFRQKAQIGLSDADIDDVIEALIAIANKHRLRYVTFTPNGWREKEFSQPKTGVVCS, from the coding sequence ATTGTACTAGATACCAACGTACTACTTGCTGGTCTACGCTCAAATCGTGGCGCATCCTACAAACTATTAACAATACTTAATGATAGCCGTTGGCAATTAAATATTTCTACCACTTTAGTATTCGAGTACGAAGAAATCCTCTTTCGACAAAAAGCACAGATAGGCTTAAGCGATGCAGACATTGATGATGTTATAGAAGCCCTAATCGCCATCGCTAACAAACATCGCTTGCGCTACGTGACTTTCACCCCAAATGGGTGGAGAGAAAAGGAATTCTCGCAACCGAAAACGGGTGTGGTGTGTAGTTAA
- a CDS encoding Fic family protein, whose product MLQLHRDLYQFTVGEGGRWKSVDNEISETHPDGTKVVRFQPVPAYATPSAMQQLHERFNTLWQSDEIEPLLLIPTYVLDFLCIHPFSDGNGRMARLLTLLLLYKADYEVGRFISLERIVERTKESYYDTLYQSSQNWHEGQHSLLPWWEYFLGVVVLSAYREFEQRVGLVTSVKGAKTAMVLDALNNMSGDFSIKDLQERCPTVGIDLIRRILRQEREAGRLECLGRGPDARWRKK is encoded by the coding sequence GTGTTACAGCTGCACCGTGACCTTTATCAGTTTACTGTCGGTGAGGGTGGGCGCTGGAAGTCGGTAGATAACGAAATCAGTGAAACTCACCCAGATGGCACGAAGGTTGTTAGGTTTCAGCCAGTCCCAGCTTATGCGACACCATCCGCGATGCAACAGTTGCACGAACGGTTCAACACCCTTTGGCAGTCTGATGAAATTGAGCCATTACTGCTCATCCCCACTTACGTCCTGGATTTTCTGTGCATTCACCCTTTTAGTGATGGCAATGGACGGATGGCTCGGCTGCTGACGCTATTGCTACTATACAAAGCCGATTATGAAGTGGGTCGGTTTATTAGCTTGGAGCGAATTGTAGAACGCACAAAGGAAAGCTACTACGATACACTTTACCAGTCCTCGCAAAACTGGCACGAAGGGCAGCATAGCTTGTTGCCGTGGTGGGAGTATTTTCTGGGAGTGGTAGTGCTGTCAGCGTACCGGGAATTTGAGCAGCGGGTAGGGTTAGTGACCTCGGTCAAGGGCGCTAAAACAGCTATGGTGCTAGATGCTCTTAACAATATGTCTGGAGATTTTTCTATTAAGGATTTACAGGAACGATGTCCCACGGTGGGAATTGACCTAATTCGCCGCATCTTACGGCAAGAGCGGGAAGCTGGGCGGCTGGAATGTTTGGGGCGAGGTCCGGATGCGCGTTGGCGGAAGAAATAG
- the mobV gene encoding MobV family relaxase, whose product MAYAIFRIEKQKTWGQIALSASHAQRTRETPNADPNQENTWLIGNSTQDLVQAVRDRIGEQTIRKNAVLCVDMLLAASPEYFRHDNMAKAGVYEDDSLEAWVKLNEQWLSERFGDRIVSAVLHLDEATPHIQAHLVPIDEKGKLNCNGIFGSPKILRQWQDNYADAMQPLGLERGIRGSKATHIDIQQYYSNINSDHTQDMDVLLDKARDRDRAERQRKEMEATAKAIQASADRLREQNQRLQLQIRKLKKQLASFEEQLQDIPLEDVAYELGLSGNNDLENRWIGAGIALEINGTKFSDSGTQTDGEGAIELVQHVMDYDYPKSVAWLADRFGETKAIAATTVKSQRQAEDIIATYTVPQFEPPAPDEDKWLGVRHYLVETCGLRENLVDKTHSVGRIYADAQGNAVFLQQAMHCTDGQLRRDSVTGASLLGTNFNGLALGSSRDEGWFGVGLGQGDVQRIALVESPIEVLSIASLYPNPKIPTLYLATNGTDTLPMELIHSCHKRRGEIFVAYGAGESGEKLAQQVMEQLPEATRVKPQQGETWNEQLRISQQQLNRQAQQKQKSIGGGGMEL is encoded by the coding sequence ATGGCTTACGCAATCTTCCGCATTGAAAAACAAAAAACTTGGGGACAAATTGCATTAAGTGCCAGTCACGCCCAGCGTACCAGAGAAACACCTAATGCTGACCCCAATCAAGAAAATACCTGGCTGATTGGCAATTCTACACAGGATTTAGTACAGGCTGTGCGCGATCGCATCGGCGAGCAAACGATTCGCAAGAATGCAGTACTTTGTGTAGATATGTTACTGGCTGCCTCTCCAGAATATTTTCGTCACGACAATATGGCGAAAGCAGGGGTGTATGAGGATGACAGCCTAGAAGCCTGGGTGAAGCTGAACGAGCAGTGGTTGAGTGAGCGATTTGGCGATCGCATTGTATCCGCTGTCCTGCACCTTGATGAAGCCACTCCCCATATTCAGGCTCACTTGGTTCCGATTGATGAAAAAGGCAAACTCAACTGTAATGGCATCTTTGGCTCTCCCAAAATTTTGCGTCAATGGCAAGATAACTATGCCGATGCTATGCAGCCACTCGGTTTAGAACGGGGGATACGAGGCAGTAAGGCTACTCACATCGACATCCAGCAATATTACAGCAACATCAACTCTGACCATACGCAGGATATGGACGTGTTGCTCGACAAAGCCAGAGACAGGGATAGAGCCGAACGTCAGCGCAAGGAGATGGAAGCTACTGCAAAAGCCATACAAGCGTCAGCTGACCGATTGAGGGAACAAAACCAGCGATTGCAATTACAAATTCGCAAGCTCAAGAAGCAGCTAGCTTCATTTGAGGAACAGCTGCAAGACATCCCTTTAGAAGATGTGGCTTATGAACTTGGGTTGTCAGGCAATAATGATTTGGAGAATCGCTGGATTGGTGCGGGTATTGCACTGGAAATAAACGGAACTAAGTTCTCCGACTCTGGGACACAAACCGATGGTGAGGGTGCGATAGAACTGGTGCAGCACGTTATGGACTATGACTACCCAAAGAGCGTTGCTTGGTTAGCTGATAGATTTGGGGAGACAAAAGCGATCGCTGCCACCACAGTTAAGTCCCAACGACAAGCAGAGGATATTATCGCTACCTACACCGTTCCACAATTTGAACCACCAGCACCAGATGAAGATAAGTGGTTGGGGGTGAGACACTACCTAGTCGAGACTTGTGGACTGAGAGAAAACTTGGTGGACAAAACGCACTCTGTAGGGCGCATCTATGCTGATGCCCAAGGAAATGCTGTATTCTTGCAACAGGCTATGCACTGCACTGATGGACAACTTAGGCGCGATAGTGTCACGGGAGCCAGTCTCTTGGGAACTAACTTTAATGGGTTAGCACTCGGTTCAAGTCGAGACGAAGGCTGGTTTGGGGTAGGATTAGGTCAGGGAGACGTGCAAAGAATTGCCCTAGTAGAGTCTCCTATTGAAGTTTTGTCAATAGCTTCGTTGTACCCCAATCCTAAAATCCCCACTCTTTATTTGGCAACAAATGGAACTGATACCCTGCCAATGGAGCTAATACACTCCTGTCATAAGCGTCGCGGTGAAATTTTTGTAGCTTATGGTGCTGGTGAGTCAGGAGAAAAGCTGGCTCAACAAGTGATGGAGCAACTGCCTGAAGCAACCAGAGTCAAACCCCAACAGGGTGAAACTTGGAATGAACAGCTACGAATTAGTCAACAGCAACTGAATAGACAAGCGCAACAGAAACAGAAGTCTATTGGTGGTGGGGGAATGGAACTTTAA
- a CDS encoding DEAD/DEAH box helicase, with product MLDKHKIDRLLNAWLDFFYLENLSHAEVDAADDDNQIFDKGISLVGDNLLIEESLFKQLKQQFLALKKKGKNNDFQMAVALPQIWRAIEGSRRFYPLFKIDISSIFQGNYRAKGWDLTSFEFQPVPPNLMELYQLDEEEIEALVTKEGLKVFLETTFKQSFTNLQDFLDLVDLPVKPYTTKRAPYLLHFDFVAYNYNLKKDLQKILEQPQWEWAEPGHPAYEYLFGQPQPQHHEMLFLGAFPTHPPTDSQAVALKHTATPILLPLGEATRQDKCGTSVPSKNVVGNRGTTLQGCPPESTERPSQENSITAVIGPPGNGKTTLLLHKIAQQVVKRAVQGAQTGQDESNLTLVTSTNNRAVSNVEQRLAQDFPTDRFYLSGGSKELITKLVIPKLQAAIDWLQNETFNETEWQGVSEKLLAGVNQLHSQLELDQRQLQQRAEDEQLLRELVEDIEAKSLEIEMPQIKQQLQQQLPSNEPDYSQFPLEAYQIIKPHLDNAKRSLSRINRSQFNRKNRNWLVRVRYWLTKLWQKLTRTTEPHILRKLHKQISTPVLATLATPFPFQIPLTRESLAAACSSVASQLEAAHQWHAKFQKLADTQTHLDSLQRRQDDLVAQKKLVEKRLAGYPTQDFYTRFYTEQHPLAVQLFEWSWQYLQLQALRRKHEVIASLKTYISVLSGEWEAFRSFGRDWRNIYSDLSLLFPVITSTLHSVRNLLPYPDSGCIDQLIVDEAGMIPLHQLFPALVRCKKALVVGDPLQLEPVISFSKQTLEQYCTQAFLKRGLSELDYDRYSPTACDTATAYHRAAGASGQSGDLGNGIILKEHHRCVPPIITFSDRLCNYGLIIKTPDKASALGSNLIAYHVEGKYESHTNPEETRAVETIIEELLKYGYCIDSPDSEKTIGVISPYRRQANALGSRLCSRWEDFSNNSIGTIHTFQGGEKSVILLSTRQCRKEDSLWFINRRPNLLNVAVSRARELFILVGNLEHLEQGGGHTKMLVEHIRQHGEIRSFP from the coding sequence ATGCTAGATAAGCATAAGATTGATCGGCTACTGAACGCCTGGTTGGATTTCTTTTATCTGGAAAACCTCTCCCATGCTGAAGTTGATGCTGCCGACGATGATAACCAAATCTTTGACAAAGGCATCTCCCTGGTTGGCGACAATCTGCTTATAGAAGAATCCTTATTTAAACAACTCAAACAACAATTCCTCGCGCTCAAGAAGAAAGGGAAAAATAATGACTTTCAAATGGCTGTAGCTTTGCCTCAGATTTGGCGGGCAATTGAAGGCAGCCGTCGATTTTATCCCCTGTTCAAGATTGATATTTCCAGCATCTTTCAAGGCAACTACCGCGCTAAAGGTTGGGATTTGACTTCTTTTGAGTTCCAACCCGTTCCGCCAAACTTGATGGAGTTGTATCAGCTTGACGAAGAAGAAATCGAAGCCTTAGTCACCAAGGAAGGGCTGAAAGTCTTCTTAGAAACTACCTTTAAGCAATCTTTCACCAATCTGCAAGACTTTCTTGACCTTGTTGACTTGCCAGTCAAGCCCTACACAACCAAACGCGCTCCCTATCTGCTGCACTTCGACTTCGTTGCTTACAATTACAATCTCAAAAAGGACTTACAGAAAATATTAGAGCAGCCGCAGTGGGAGTGGGCAGAACCGGGTCATCCCGCTTATGAATATCTGTTCGGGCAACCCCAACCACAACACCACGAGATGCTGTTTCTGGGAGCTTTTCCAACTCATCCCCCCACTGACTCTCAAGCAGTGGCTCTCAAACACACCGCTACACCAATCCTTCTCCCTTTGGGAGAGGCTACACGCCAAGACAAATGTGGCACAAGCGTTCCATCAAAAAATGTCGTGGGGAATCGCGGAACGACATTACAAGGCTGTCCACCGGAGTCTACGGAAAGACCCTCCCAAGAGAACTCCATCACTGCCGTTATTGGTCCTCCAGGAAATGGCAAGACTACCTTGCTGTTGCACAAAATAGCCCAGCAAGTGGTCAAACGGGCTGTACAAGGAGCGCAAACTGGACAAGATGAAAGTAATCTGACCCTAGTTACCAGTACGAACAACCGGGCTGTCTCCAATGTCGAGCAACGATTAGCTCAAGACTTCCCAACCGACCGATTTTACTTATCGGGAGGCTCCAAAGAGTTAATCACAAAACTTGTTATACCCAAACTGCAAGCTGCCATTGACTGGTTGCAAAACGAGACTTTTAACGAAACCGAATGGCAGGGAGTGTCTGAAAAATTGTTGGCTGGAGTCAACCAACTACATTCTCAATTGGAGCTTGACCAAAGACAACTTCAACAACGGGCAGAGGATGAACAACTGCTTCGAGAGCTTGTTGAGGATATCGAAGCAAAGTCTCTTGAGATAGAAATGCCCCAGATTAAGCAGCAACTTCAACAACAGCTACCGTCTAACGAACCCGACTACTCCCAATTCCCCTTAGAAGCCTACCAGATAATTAAACCGCATTTGGACAATGCCAAGCGATCGCTTTCGCGTATAAACCGCTCCCAATTTAATCGTAAAAATCGTAATTGGTTGGTTCGAGTCCGATATTGGCTCACGAAACTTTGGCAAAAGCTGACCAGAACCACTGAGCCGCACATCCTACGAAAGTTGCACAAACAGATTTCAACTCCGGTTCTGGCTACCCTGGCAACACCTTTTCCCTTTCAAATTCCTCTCACCAGGGAGTCTCTTGCTGCTGCTTGCTCCTCAGTCGCGTCACAGCTAGAAGCAGCGCACCAGTGGCACGCCAAATTTCAGAAATTGGCTGACACTCAAACCCATTTAGACTCGCTCCAACGCCGTCAAGATGACCTTGTTGCTCAGAAAAAACTTGTTGAAAAACGGTTGGCTGGCTATCCCACTCAAGATTTTTACACTCGCTTCTACACCGAACAGCACCCGCTGGCTGTGCAATTATTTGAGTGGTCTTGGCAGTATCTGCAACTCCAAGCCCTACGACGCAAGCATGAAGTTATTGCCTCCTTAAAGACTTACATTAGTGTTTTGAGTGGCGAATGGGAGGCTTTTCGCTCCTTTGGGCGTGACTGGCGAAATATTTACTCTGACCTCAGCTTGCTGTTTCCAGTTATCACTTCAACCCTGCACTCTGTCCGCAATCTACTCCCCTATCCTGACAGTGGCTGTATTGACCAGCTAATTGTCGATGAAGCTGGGATGATTCCCCTCCATCAGCTATTTCCTGCCCTCGTGCGCTGCAAAAAGGCTCTTGTAGTGGGCGACCCCTTGCAGTTGGAGCCAGTCATTAGCTTTAGCAAACAAACTCTAGAACAATATTGCACGCAGGCTTTTTTAAAGCGAGGACTGAGTGAGTTGGATTATGACCGCTACAGTCCAACTGCTTGCGACACAGCAACCGCGTATCACCGTGCAGCAGGAGCTAGTGGTCAATCGGGAGACTTGGGCAACGGAATTATTCTCAAAGAACACCACCGGTGTGTTCCACCCATTATCACTTTTTCAGATCGCCTCTGTAACTATGGCTTAATCATCAAAACCCCTGACAAAGCTTCTGCACTTGGTTCCAACCTAATTGCCTACCACGTCGAGGGAAAGTACGAATCCCACACAAACCCTGAAGAAACGAGAGCCGTCGAAACGATTATTGAAGAACTGCTTAAGTATGGTTACTGCATCGATTCGCCAGACTCGGAAAAGACGATTGGGGTAATTTCGCCTTATCGTCGTCAAGCCAACGCCCTTGGGTCTCGTTTATGCTCACGCTGGGAAGATTTTAGCAATAACAGTATTGGGACAATTCACACCTTCCAGGGGGGCGAGAAATCGGTGATTCTCCTATCTACTCGCCAGTGCCGTAAAGAAGATTCGCTGTGGTTTATTAATCGCCGACCGAATCTGCTTAATGTGGCTGTGAGTCGTGCTAGGGAATTATTTATTTTGGTGGGGAATCTAGAGCATCTGGAGCAAGGAGGTGGTCATACCAAGATGTTAGTGGAGCATATTCGGCAGCACGGAGAGATTCGCTCGTTCCCGTGA
- a CDS encoding ParB/RepB/Spo0J family partition protein, translating to MIRKRNQPLKSQIEVPWDPRSDLSPNAAAESTQNVPLEQIRLPQQQPRRYFDPQALNELISSVKQHGILQPLLVRPIDEGQYELVAGERRYRAAKDCGLEKVPVVVRELSNEDAFQLALIENLLREDLNPVEETEGILQLLAVRLKRNVESVPTLLHRLQREHKEAAKLANNVIVKNSASDLDSANNVIGKTSVSDEPESANNVIGETSVSDEPESANNVIGKNESSEPNAANNVIVNSDSDEKPESANNVIGKTSVSVQDSANNVIGKSEVEESSAANNVIGKSESDGSSPFPNPNLSANPDLKIIEEVFTGLGTMTWESFVNNRLPLLNLPEDILNVLRSGQIAYTKAKAIAQIKEDSTRQSVLEQAVANSWSLSQIKEHINTLSPTTPPPTPLKSRLDATIRQVKKARIWDDPNKQTRLETLLAELETLLAED from the coding sequence ATGATTCGCAAACGCAACCAACCTCTCAAAAGTCAAATCGAAGTGCCTTGGGACCCCAGAAGCGATTTATCTCCCAACGCTGCCGCCGAGTCCACCCAGAACGTGCCATTAGAGCAGATACGTCTCCCCCAACAGCAACCCAGGCGTTACTTTGACCCCCAAGCTCTAAACGAGTTAATCTCCTCAGTCAAACAGCATGGCATCCTGCAACCCCTATTAGTGCGCCCCATTGATGAGGGTCAATACGAATTAGTGGCAGGGGAACGACGCTACCGCGCCGCAAAAGATTGTGGACTAGAAAAAGTCCCCGTCGTTGTCCGCGAGTTAAGTAACGAAGATGCTTTTCAACTGGCACTAATAGAAAACTTGCTTCGAGAAGACCTCAACCCAGTAGAGGAAACTGAAGGCATCCTACAACTGTTGGCAGTCAGGTTAAAGCGAAATGTTGAGTCAGTTCCGACTTTACTGCATCGCCTGCAACGCGAACACAAAGAAGCCGCCAAACTTGCCAATAACGTTATTGTCAAAAATTCCGCATCGGATCTAGACTCTGCCAATAACGTTATTGGCAAAACTTCAGTATCGGATGAACCAGAATCTGCCAATAACGTTATTGGCGAAACTTCAGTATCGGATGAACCGGAATCTGCCAATAACGTTATTGGCAAGAATGAATCGTCAGAGCCGAACGCTGCTAATAACGTTATTGTCAACAGTGACTCGGATGAGAAACCGGAATCTGCCAATAACGTTATTGGCAAAACTTCAGTATCGGTTCAAGACTCTGCCAATAACGTTATTGGCAAAAGTGAAGTGGAGGAATCATCCGCTGCCAATAACGTTATTGGCAAAAGTGAGTCTGATGGTTCATCACCATTCCCTAACCCGAATTTAAGTGCCAATCCAGATTTGAAAATTATTGAAGAAGTATTTACCGGCTTAGGGACAATGACCTGGGAGTCCTTCGTCAATAACCGTCTGCCCCTACTAAACCTCCCAGAAGACATCCTCAATGTGCTGCGCTCTGGACAAATTGCTTACACCAAAGCCAAAGCCATTGCCCAAATCAAAGAGGATTCAACACGGCAAAGCGTTTTAGAACAAGCTGTTGCCAATAGCTGGTCGCTATCACAAATCAAAGAACACATCAACACTCTATCGCCCACTACGCCACCACCAACGCCTCTCAAGTCTCGTCTGGATGCCACAATCCGTCAGGTAAAAAAAGCCCGGATTTGGGATGACCCCAACAAGCAAACTCGTCTAGAAACTCTCCTGGCTGAACTAGAAACCCTTCTGGCTGAGGATTAA
- a CDS encoding ParA family protein, with amino-acid sequence MSRIIAIFNQAGGVAKSTITQNLGYHLAQLKHRVLLIDMDPQGSLTIFMGLVPRVLNKTVYDAIVEEQPLPIHQGIHGMDLAPTNTTLSTAEMLLVNAELRDFRLKEAIEPIRDDYDFILIDCPPSLGLLSYISLVAATHVLVPIETHFKAFEGTNELLKTVARIRTKVNRHLEIAGFVPTKYDSRNSQDTRTLGAITEQLSLAGKVFPPIPRSTTFVDATEDRMPLAVYEPKHPAVAVLKQLASSMESLK; translated from the coding sequence ATGAGCCGAATTATTGCAATATTTAATCAAGCGGGTGGTGTCGCCAAGTCAACAATAACCCAAAACTTGGGCTATCATTTAGCACAACTCAAGCATCGTGTCCTCCTCATCGACATGGACCCTCAAGGCTCCTTAACAATCTTTATGGGTTTGGTTCCTAGAGTTTTAAACAAAACTGTCTATGATGCCATAGTCGAAGAACAACCCCTGCCGATTCATCAGGGAATTCATGGCATGGACTTAGCCCCCACCAACACCACCCTCAGTACAGCGGAAATGTTATTGGTCAATGCCGAACTGCGCGACTTCCGTCTTAAAGAAGCTATTGAGCCAATCCGGGACGATTACGACTTCATCTTAATAGACTGCCCTCCCAGTCTAGGACTGCTAAGTTACATTTCTCTTGTAGCCGCTACTCATGTCCTTGTCCCCATCGAAACCCATTTCAAAGCCTTTGAGGGAACAAACGAACTCCTGAAAACCGTCGCCAGGATTCGCACCAAAGTCAACCGCCATCTTGAGATAGCTGGTTTCGTTCCTACCAAATACGATTCCCGTAATTCCCAAGACACTCGCACCTTGGGAGCAATTACTGAACAACTCTCTCTCGCCGGAAAAGTCTTTCCCCCCATTCCTCGTTCCACTACCTTTGTTGATGCAACAGAAGACCGAATGCCACTAGCCGTGTATGAGCCGAAGCATCCCGCTGTTGCTGTCCTTAAACAGTTAGCTAGCAGCATGGAGTCCTTGAAATGA
- a CDS encoding CHAT domain-containing protein, whose protein sequence is MTVLIALLSGMGSGYFEFPNPIHILTDKTLAQTPKPFQSEAEGLVNQGIQQAEKSQFDAAINSWQSALTIYKELDDRFSQGALLNYIGLAYRNSGQYQKALVYLQQALDVLTAVQDRAGIGTTWNNIGLVYSNLNRHKDALKAYQQALVIKKEFDDRRGQATLLNNIGTAYRNLSEYNEALKVYQQARTLFKSVLDKSGEGTTLNNIGGVYNNLGQYSQALSVYQQALDLLKSVNDKAGEGTTLNNIGVLYRNLGQYDEALKYYQQALDIINKLGKRTLIATTLNNIGEVYDSQGKYEEALNKYQQALDVRKQLQDKAGEGTTLNSIGAAYRNLRQYQEALKVYQQALAIREEVRDEGGKATTLNNMGNVYLDLLQHNEALKLYQQALTIYEKVGDKPDIGTTLNNIGSAYLQARNLEQAIATLYKAINVLDSLRSSELSDANKVALFETQDHTYRLLQKALIAQNKIEEALEVAERGRARAFVELLSKRISSNTNAQPTISPPTIKQIQQIAQAQKATLVEYSIISDQELLIWVIKPTGEIDVRQVDLKSLNTSLQDFVVTSRTFIGARGRGGIGVVAPLDDSPTQRLQKLHQILIEPIADLLPTNPEARVIFLPHKSLFLIPFVALQDIKGKYLIEKHTILTAPAIQVLDLTRKQRQQVSGKGALVVGNPKIEPQVRREYKLDQLGGAEREAIKIAQILKTKALIGNQPTKAAILQQIPSARIIHLATHGLLDDVKKLGIPGAIVLAPDGKDNGLLTSGEILDLKLNAELVVLSACDSGQGKLTGDGVIGLSRSLITSGASSVIVTLWKIPDYPSALLMTEFYQNLKRDYDKATALRSAMLTTMKKYPNPIDWAAFTLIGEAE, encoded by the coding sequence TTGACCGTCCTTATTGCCTTGTTATCTGGCATGGGGAGTGGTTATTTTGAATTTCCTAATCCCATCCACATTCTCACTGACAAAACATTGGCGCAAACACCAAAACCCTTTCAATCAGAAGCGGAAGGTTTGGTAAACCAAGGAATTCAACAGGCTGAAAAAAGTCAATTTGATGCTGCCATAAACTCTTGGCAGTCGGCACTAACTATCTATAAAGAACTCGATGACCGCTTCAGTCAAGGGGCACTTCTCAACTATATTGGTTTAGCTTACAGAAATTCGGGACAGTATCAAAAAGCTCTTGTTTATTTACAACAAGCATTGGATGTTCTCACCGCAGTTCAAGACAGGGCAGGTATTGGGACGACTTGGAACAACATAGGATTAGTTTACAGTAACCTTAATAGGCATAAAGATGCACTTAAAGCCTATCAACAAGCTTTAGTCATCAAAAAAGAATTTGACGACCGTCGTGGACAAGCAACGTTGCTTAACAACATTGGTACAGCTTATCGCAATCTTAGCGAATATAATGAAGCACTAAAAGTTTATCAGCAAGCCCGCACTTTATTCAAAAGCGTTCTTGATAAGTCAGGTGAAGGGACAACCCTAAATAATATCGGCGGAGTTTACAATAATCTCGGTCAATATTCCCAAGCACTCTCAGTTTACCAGCAAGCCTTAGACCTGCTCAAATCCGTTAACGACAAAGCTGGTGAAGGTACAACTCTCAACAACATCGGGGTACTTTATCGCAATCTGGGTCAGTATGACGAAGCACTGAAATACTATCAACAAGCCTTAGATATTATCAACAAACTGGGAAAACGCACCCTTATTGCCACAACGCTAAACAACATCGGGGAAGTTTATGATTCCCAGGGCAAGTATGAAGAAGCACTCAATAAATATCAGCAAGCCTTGGACGTTCGCAAACAACTTCAAGATAAAGCAGGCGAAGGAACCACCCTCAACAGCATTGGCGCTGCTTATCGCAATTTGCGTCAGTATCAAGAAGCATTGAAAGTTTATCAGCAAGCTTTGGCAATTAGGGAAGAAGTGCGTGATGAAGGGGGAAAAGCGACAACTTTGAATAATATGGGTAACGTTTACCTTGACCTTCTTCAGCATAACGAAGCGCTAAAGCTTTATCAGCAAGCCTTAACCATATATGAAAAAGTCGGTGATAAACCAGATATTGGCACTACCCTAAATAATATTGGTAGTGCTTATCTGCAAGCGAGGAATTTAGAACAAGCGATCGCAACACTGTATAAAGCTATTAATGTTTTGGACTCCTTACGGTCATCGGAATTAAGTGACGCTAACAAAGTAGCGCTGTTTGAAACCCAAGATCACACTTACCGCCTGTTGCAAAAAGCTCTCATTGCCCAGAATAAAATCGAAGAGGCATTAGAAGTTGCCGAACGCGGTCGTGCTAGAGCGTTTGTTGAACTATTATCGAAAAGAATTTCTTCCAACACAAATGCTCAACCAACTATCTCTCCACCGACAATCAAACAAATTCAGCAAATAGCCCAAGCCCAAAAAGCTACATTAGTTGAATATTCAATTATTTCCGATCAAGAATTACTTATCTGGGTGATAAAACCTACAGGGGAAATCGACGTTCGTCAAGTTGATCTCAAATCTTTAAATACTTCCCTCCAAGATTTTGTTGTTACCAGCCGCACATTTATCGGTGCAAGAGGAAGGGGGGGTATTGGAGTAGTTGCACCACTTGATGATAGTCCAACCCAGAGATTACAGAAACTTCACCAAATTCTTATTGAGCCAATAGCAGACCTTTTGCCTACTAACCCCGAAGCCCGTGTGATTTTTCTACCCCACAAATCTCTCTTTTTGATTCCCTTTGTAGCACTTCAAGATATTAAAGGCAAATACCTTATAGAAAAACACACCATTTTAACTGCTCCTGCCATTCAAGTACTGGATTTAACCCGAAAGCAAAGGCAACAAGTTTCCGGAAAGGGTGCTTTAGTTGTGGGTAATCCTAAAATTGAACCGCAGGTAAGGCGAGAATATAAATTAGACCAGTTAGGAGGTGCAGAACGGGAAGCCATCAAAATTGCCCAAATCCTCAAGACCAAAGCCCTCATCGGTAACCAACCTACCAAAGCCGCCATCTTACAACAAATACCCAGCGCCAGGATAATTCATCTAGCAACCCACGGATTATTAGATGATGTCAAAAAGTTGGGCATCCCAGGTGCAATCGTCCTTGCCCCGGATGGCAAAGATAATGGTTTACTCACATCTGGAGAAATCCTAGACCTGAAGCTAAATGCTGAATTAGTGGTTCTCAGTGCTTGTGACAGTGGTCAAGGTAAGCTCACAGGTGATGGTGTTATTGGCTTGTCTCGCTCTTTAATCACATCTGGTGCATCCAGCGTCATTGTGACTTTGTGGAAGATACCGGATTACCCAAGTGCCCTGCTGATGACGGAGTTTTATCAAAACCTTAAGCGCGACTATGATAAAGCTACTGCCTTACGATCTGCAATGCTGACAACGATGAAAAAATATCCGAACCCCATAGACTGGGCAGCATTCACCTTAATTGGTGAAGCCGAATAA